Genomic window (Candidatus Sulfotelmatobacter sp.):
CGCGAAGAAGCTGTTCGAGCAGATCGCGCCGGCCCTCAAGGACCGGACCGGCGGCTACACGCGGATCACCAAGACCCGCGTGCGCCCCGGCGACGCGGCCGAGCTCTCGTTGTTGGAGCTGGTCAAGTAGCAGGTCGTTCGTAGCGGAGGCTCCGGTGCAACGCCGGGGCCCCGCCGAGCGGTCACACCAGCTACTACCGTATGCTTACGACCTCGGACGACCCCCTCAGTCTGACCTCCGTCACGCGATCGTTCATCGCGGACAGCATCACGCCGATCTCCGCGTACCTCGCCCTGGCCCAGCCGGGGCGTTCGTGTTTGCTGGAGTCGGTCGAGGGGACGGAGCGGATCAGCCGCTTCTCGTTCATCGGGCTCGACTATCTCGACGTCCTGAGCGTGGACCGCGACGCGGCCATGCTCGACCGCATCCGCACGATGATCGGCCGGTACCGTCTCGATCGCACCGACCTGCCGTTCCCGGGCGGCGCGGTCTGGGCGTTCACCTACGACGCCGCGCGCGTGCTCGAACCGATCGGCGAGGCGCCGCCGCCCGACGTGCGCTTCGGCGACGCGCTGGTGCTCATCCCCGGCACCTGGGTCGTCTTCGATCACTTCACGCACCGCGTCTCGCTGATCGGCCTGTGCGCCGAGGCGGACCGCGCGTCGGTCGAAGCCCGGCTCGACGCGTACGTCGCGCGGCTGCTCGACCAGCGGCCGACGATTCCCGGCGCGGTACGAGCCGACGGTCCGGTGACGGCCTCGATGGACGAGCCGACCTTTCTGGCGCGCGTCGCGCAGGCGAAGGAGTTCATCCGCGAGGGTGAGGCCTACCAGCTGCAGGTGGGAATCCGCTTCTCGTGCCCGCTGGCGGGGACGGCGTTCGACTTCTACCGGCAGATTCGCGCCCGCAACCCCTCGCCGTACATGTTCTTCATCGAGCACGACGGACGCGCGGTGTTCGGCGCCTCACCGGAATTTCTGGTCCGGCTCGACGGGCGCGACGCGCGCATCCGGCCGCTGGCCGGGACGCGGCCGCGCGGCGCCGACGAGGCGAGCGACCAGCGCATCGCCGACGAGCTGCTCGAAGACCCCAAAGAGCGGGCCGAGCACGTCATGCTGGTCGACCTGGCGCGCAACGACTTGGGTGCGGTCTGCGCGACCGGCACCGTCCACGTCGACGAGCTGATGGTCATCGAGCGCTACTCGCACGTCATGCACATCGTCTCCAACGTCGTCGGCGAGCTGCGCCGCGACAAGGACGCGCTCGACCTGTTCGCGGCCTCGTTCCCGGCCGGCACGGTCACCGGCGCGCCGAAGATTCGCGCCATGCAGCTGATCGACCAGCTCGAGCCGGTCGCGCGCGGCTTCTACGCGGGCAGCGTAGGCCACATCGACTTCGACGGCGACATGGACTCGTGCATCGTGCTGCGCTCGGTGGCGGTCGCCAACGGACGGGCCTACTGGCAGGCCTCGGCCGGGATCGTCACCGACAGCAACCCGCAGGCCGAGTACGCCGAGGTCCACCACAAGACCGGCATCGTCCGCGCCGTCTTGGGCATCGCGCCATGACCAAGATACTACTCATCGACAACTACGACTCGTTCAGCTGGAACCTGGCGCATCTGTTCGGCGGGTTGGCCGGCGTCGAGGTCGAGGTGATCCGCAACGACGATCCGCGGTTGGACGACGGCGTCACCGCGCGCTACGACGGCGTCGTGATCGGACCGGGCCCGGGGCGCCCGGCCGACGCGGGACGGACGCCGGCGATCGTGCGCGAGGCGGCGCGCGAGGCGCGTCCGCTGTTCGGCGTGTGCCTCGGACTGCAGGCGATCGGCGAAGCGTTCGGCGGACGAGTGGTGCACGCGCCGCGACAGATGCACGGCAAGGTCTCCGAGATCACCCATGACGGGCGCGGCGTGTTCGCCGGGCTGCCCTCGCCGTTCAGCGCGACGCGGTATCACTCGCTGGTCGTCGACCACGACGGCTTTCCGGCGGTCTTGCGCGCCAACGCCGTCAGCGAGGACGCCGTGATCCAGGGGCTCGAGCACCGCGAGCTGCCGATTGCGGCGGTGCAGTTCCACCCCGAATCGGTCCTGACGGTGCAGGGCCGCGCTCTAGCGGAGAACGTCGTGCGCACGATGCGCGCGCGCCAGCTCGCGTGAGCGACTATCCCGCGCTGCTGCGCCGCCTGATCGCCGGCGAAGACCTGAGCGCGGCCGAGATGGCCGAGACGGTCGGCGGCATCATGGACGAGACGATCTCGTCGGTGCGCGCCGCCGCGCTGCTGGCCGCGCTGGCCGCCAAGGGCGAGACGGTCGACGAAGTGGTCGGCGCGGCGCGCGCGATGCGCGCGCGCAGCATGCGGGTCGAGCACGGCTTGCCGTACGTGCTCGACATCGTCGGGACCGGCGGCGACGGCGCGCACACGATCAACATCTCGACCACGGCCGCCTTCGTGGTCGCCGGCTGCGGCGTTCCCGTCGCCAAGCACGGGAACCGGGCGGCGTCGAGCCTGTGCGGCAGCGCCGACGTCCTCGAAGCGTTGGGCGTGCGTCTCAACCGCAGCCCGCAGCAGACGGCACTTGCGCTGCGCGAGGACGGAATCGCGTTCTTGTTCGCGCAGCACCACCATCCGGCGATGCGCGCGGTCGCGCCGGTGCGACGCGAGTTGGGCGTGCGCACGGTCTTCAACGTGCTCGGGCCACTCACCAACCCCGCCGGCGCGCAGCGCCAGGTGGTCGGCGTCGCGCGCGCCGAGCACGTCGAGCTGATCGCCGACGCGCTGCGGGCGCTGGGCGCGCAAGCGGCCGCGGTGATCCACGGGGAGGACGGGCTCGACGAGATCTCCGGCGAGGCGCCGACGACGGTCGTCCAGTTCGACCGCAACGGCCAGCGCCGCTGGACGCTCGACCCCGGCCGCCACGGCGTCCACACCCCGCGCGCCGCGATCATCGGCGGCGACGCGCGCACCAACGCCGCCGCGCTGGTGGCGATCCTCGAGGGCGAGCGCAGCGCTCGCGCCGACCTGGTGGTCCTCAACGCCGCGCTCGCGCTCGTCGTCGCGGGCGAGGCGATCGACATCGACGACGGGATGGTGCGCGCACGCACGGCCATCGAACGAGGCCGCGCCCGCGCGGCGCTGGACGCGCTGCGCCGGGAGCGCGAGACGGAGTTGGTATGACCGACATGCTGGAGAAGCTCTACGCCGCCAAGGAGGTCGCGCGCGCGGCCGACGAGGCCCGCGAGCCGATGGGCATCCTGCGCGAGCGCGCGCAGAACCGCCTGCGCGAGCGGCGTCCGTTCCGCGCCGCCTTGGCGAGCGCGAGCGGTCCGGCCATCATCGCCGAGATCAAGCGCGCCTCGCCGTCGGTCGGGATCATCGTGCCCAAGCTGGACCCGGCGCAGATCGCGCGCACCTACGCGCAGGCCGGCGCCGACGCGATCAGCGTGCTGACCGAGGCGGACCACTTCTTGGGCGACTTGAGCTACCTCGACGTGGCCCGCGACGCGGCGCCGCTGCCGATCCTGCGCAAGGACTTTCTCTCCACCCGCTACGACGTCGCGCAGTCGGCGGCGTACGGTGCCGACGCGTTCTTGGCGATCGTGGCCGGGCTGAGCGACGAGGTGCTCCACGAGCTGTTCGACGAGGCCAAGCGCTGGGATCTCGACGTGCTGGTCGAGGTGCACACCGACGCCGAGCTGGCGCGGGCGCTGGCCGCCGGTGCGACGCTGCTCGGGATCAACAACCGCAACCTGCGCACCTTCGAGACCGACCTGGCCGTCACCGAGGAGCTGCTGCCGCTGGTGCCGCGCGGCACCGTCGTCATCAGCGAGAGCGGCGTGCGCTCGCAGAAGGACGTACGCCGTCTGGTCGAGCACGGCGCGCGCGGCGTGCTGGTCGGCGAGTCGCTGATGCGCGCCGAGGACAAAGCCGACGCCATCCGTGCCCTCAAGGGAGCGGCGGTCCCGGCCTGACGTGCGCACCCGGATCAAGATCTGCGGCTGCACCAGCGTCGCCGAAGCGCTGCTGGCGGTCGACGCCGGCGCCGACGCGGTCGGCGTGCTGCTGGCCGAAGAGTCGCCGCGGCGCGTGTCGATGCACGTGCTGCACGAGATCGCGGCCGCCATTCCCGCGTTGACCGCGCTGGTCGCGGTGTTCGTCGACCCGCCCTCGGGGCTGGTCGACGAAGCGCTCAAGGTCGGTGCGACGCCGCAGTTCCACGGCTTCGAGAGCGCCGAGACGTGCGAGGTCTTCGCCGCCGGGCCGTACCTCAAGGCCTATCACCTGCGCCCCGACCGCATCCCCAGCGGTCCCGAGTTCGCCGCGTTCGCGCGACCGTTCGCGCACGCGACGTGGCTGTTCGACACCGCCGGCGCCGACGGCCGCAGCGGTGGGACCGGTCGCGTCTTCGACTGGCGTGCGGCACGGCAGCTGGCCGGCGAGCGGCGCTTCGTGGTGAGCGGGGGCTTGACGCCGGCCAACGTCGGCGAGTGCGTGCGCTTGGTCCGGCCGTATGCGGTAGACGTGCGCAGCGGCGTCGAAACCGACGGCGCGAAGGATCCCGACAAGATCCGCGCCTTCGTCCGAGCGGTGCGCGAAGCCGACCTGAGCGAAAAAGACGTGATGAGATGACGACCAACCTGCAGCAGCTTCCCGACGTCCGCGGCTATTACGGCCGCTTCGGCGGAATCTTCGTCCCCGAAGTCCTGGTCGAGGCGCTCGCCCAGCTCGAGCGCGCGATGCGCGACGCCTTCGCCGACGCGGATTTCTGGCGGACCTACGAAGGGCTGCTGCACGACTACGTCGGCCGTCCTTCGCCGATCTACCAGGCCGAGCGGCTCGTCGACGGCCCCCACGCACCGATCGTCTTCAAGCGCGAGGACACCAACCACACCGGCGCGCACAAGATCAACAACACCGTGGGCCAAGCGCTGCTGGCGCAGCGGATGGGCAAGCGGCGCTTGATCGCCGAGACGGGCGCCGGCCAGCACGGCGTGGCCACCGCGACGATCGGCGCCAAGCTCGGGATGCAGGTCGACGTCTACATGGGTGCGGTCGACGTCGAGCGGCAGGCGCTCAACGTCTATCTCATGCGGCTGCTCGGTGCGAACGTGCACCCGGTCGAGAGCGGGACGCGCACGCTCAAGGATGCGACCAACGAGGCGTTCCGCGAGTGGGCGGCCCGGGTCGAGGACACCTTCTACGTCATCGGTTCGGTGGTCGGCGCGCACCCGTACCCGTACCTGGTGCGCGAGTTCCAAAAGGTGATCGGCGTCGAGGCGCGCGCGCAGATGCTCGAGCGCTACGGCCGGCTGCCGACCGACGTCGTCGCGTGCGTCGGCGGCGGCTCCAACGCGATGGGGATCTTTCACGCCTTCGTCGGCGACGCGCAGGTGCGTTTGTGGGGCGTCGAGGCCGCCGGGCACGGCGTGCGGTCGATCGACACCGCCGCCTCGCTCAACGCCGGCTCGGTCGGCATCCTGCACGGCTCGCGCAGCTACGTGCTGCAAGACGATGACGGTCAGGTGCGCGACACGCACTCGATCTCGGCGGGCCTGGACTATCCCGGCGTCGGTCCCGAGCACGCGTGGCTCAAGGACGCCGGCCGCGCCACCTACGTCGCGATCGACGACGCCGACGCGCTGGCGGCCTTTCACCACACCGCGCGGCGCGAGGGGATCGTCCCGGCGCTCGAGTCGGCGCACGCGATCGCCTACGCGCAGCGCCTGGCGGTCGAGCGCGGGCCGGACGGGCTGGTGCTGGTGAGCCTGAGCGGCCGCGGCGACAAGGACGTGCGCACCGTCGCCGCGCTCGAGGGCGAGGTGGCCGGGTGATCGTCAGCGAGGGGATCGAGGCCGTCTTCGCGCGCGCGCGCGCCGAGCGGCGCGCGGCACTCATCCCGTACGTCGTGGCCGGCGATCCGGACCGCGAGACGACGCTGGCGGTGCTCGAAGCGCTGACGGCCGCCGGTGCCGACCTGATCGAGCTGGGCATCCCGTACGGGGACCCGTTGGCCGACGGGCCGACGATCGCGGCCGCCGGGCAGCGCGCGCTCGACGGCGGGACGCGCATGGCCGACGTGCTCGCGCTGGCAACGCGAGCGCGTGAGCGCGGCTGCGCTCCCATCGTTTTCTTCACCTATGTGAACCCCGTCGACCGCTACGGCCCGGAGCGCTTCGCGCGCGATGCCGCCGCGACCGGCGCGGTCGGCGCGATCGTCCCGGACGTCTCGCTCGAGGAGCTCGACGCGTTCGCGCCGCCGTTGCGTGCGGCCGGCCTCGCCATCCCGCTCTTGGTCGCGCCGACGACCCCGCCGGCGCGCGCGGAACGCATCGCCGCCGCGTCGAGCGGCTTCGTCTACCTCGTCTCGCGGCTGGGCGTCACCGGCGCGCGCCGCGAACCCGACACCGGCTGGCTGGCCGGAGCGCTGGCACGCTTGCGCGGGGTGACCTCGCTTCCGTTGGCGGTCGGCTTCGGCATCTCGACGCCGGCGCACGCCGCGGCGGTCGGCGCGCTGGCCGACGGCGTCATCGTCGGCAGCGGCCTGATCGACGCGTACGCCGGAACGCGCGGCGAGGAGGCCGCGCAGCGCGCCGGCGCGTACGTCGCGGCCTTGCGCGCCGCGTTGCCGACGCGCGGGTAGCGAGAAGGAGGAAATCACCGCCGCGAGGCGCACCCTCGGCACAACTTTTGTCGGAGGTGGCTCGATGATTCTTCGTCCTACCGCGGCCCTTGGCGTGCTCGCGCTGGCAGCGACGGTGCTCGTGCCCGGTCTCTCGGCCCGGGCCGATACGGACACGATCGTGTTCGGCTCGCCGATCTCGCTGACCGGTGCCTTGACCAAGGAAGGTCACCTCACGCAAGAGGGCTACGAGTTCTGGAAGACCTACGTCAACGCGCACGGCGGCATCAAGGTCGGCAACAAGTCGTATAAGGTCGACATCAAGTACTACGACGACGAGTCGAAGAACGACACGTCGGCGCAGTTGGCGGAGCGCCTGATCGACCAGGACCACGTCAACTTCTTGCTCGGGCCGTACGGTTCGGGGACGAGCTTCACGGTGGCGGGGATCGCCGAGCGCAAGAAGATCCCGATGGTCGAAGGCAACGGCGCGGCCGAGCGGATCTTCAACCAAGGCTTCAAGTACACGTTCGGCGTGCTCTCGCCGGCGCGCCGCTACCTCGAAGGCGTGCTCGAGATGGCCGTGCACCAAAAGCCGGCCGCCAAGAGCGTCGCGATCACCTCGGCCAGCGACGCCTTCTCGCAGGAGGTCGCGCAAGGCGCGGCCACCTGGGCGCAAGCGCACGGGATGAAGGTCGTCTACGACAACAAGTATCCCGACACCGCGACGGACGTCTCGTCGGTCATCTCCGCGCTCAAGGGGACCAACCCCGACCTGATCGTCAACGCCGGTCACGTGCAGGACGCGCTGCTGGTGCAGAAGGGTCTCAAGGATCAGAACGTGATGGCCGGCGGTTACGGCTACACGGTCGGACCCGACACCCCGGACTTCGCGAACTCGCTGGGCAAGGACGCCAACGACGTCTTCGGCGCCGCGCAGTGGTCGGACGCGGTGAAGTACAAGGGCGAGCCGGGCTTCTACCGCACCGCGCAAGAGTATGCCAAGGCGTTCGAAGCGGCGTATCACCACCGCGCGGACTATCACAACGCGGAGTCGACCGCGGCGTGCCTGGCCTTCCAGTATGCGATCGAGCGCGCCGGTTCGCTGGACCCCGACAAGGTGCGTGACGCGCTGGCGAAGCTCGACGTGGTGACGTTCTACGGCATCCTCAAGTTCGACAGCCGCGGCCTGAACGTGTACAAGCCGATGGTCGTCAATCAGATTCAGAACGGCAAGCTCGTCACCGTTTGGCCGGCGGGCTTGGCCGAAGCGAAGGTCATCTGGCCGGCACCCCCTTGGGGCAAGCGCTAACACTTGGCGCAATATGTGGTGGACGGGATCCTCGCGGGTGGGGTCCTGGCCATCGTCGCCATCGGATTCTCCCTGGTGTGGGGAATCATGAACATCATCAACCTCGCGCACGGCGCGTTCGTGATGCTCGGCGCCTACGTGACCTACGAGCTCTACGCGGTCTACCACGTCGACCCGTTCCTCTCGCTGCCGGTCTCCTTCGTGGTGCTGTTCGCGATCGGCTACGCCGTGCAGCGCTGGATCATCAACTGGGTCGTGCGCGCACCGATCCTGACGACCTTCCTGCTCACCTTCGGACTCTCGCTGCTGATCGTCAACGTCGCGCTCATCATCTGGACCGGCGACCGCCGCGGCATCGAGACCGCGTATAGCGGCACCAACTTCACGCTGCTCGGCGTGACGGTGCCGTGGGTCAAGCTGTTCACGCTGGTCGCGGCGCTGGTCATCACCGGCGCGCTGCAGCTGTGGCTGACCCGCTCGAAGACCGGCCGCGCGATTCGCGCCACCGCGATGGACATCGGCGCGGCGCAGCTCAGCGGGGTGCGGGTGGCGCGTATCTACGCGATCGTGTTCGGCTTGGGCGCGGGTCTGGCCGGCGTCGCCGGCACGCTGATCGCGCTCTCCTCGTCGATCAACCCCAACATGGGCGACCCGTTCCTCATCTCGGCCTTCGCGGTCTGTGTGCTGGGCGGGCTGGGTTCGGTGCAAGGCGCGCTGATCGGCGGTCTGGTCTACGGGGTCATCCAGGCGGTAGCGACCTCGGTGCAGTTCACCGTCGGCGGTCAGCTGATCAGCGGCTCGGGGCTCTCCGACGCCGTCGCCTTCATCGTGCTGCTGCTGGTGCTGATCTTCCGCCCGACCGGTATCATGGGACGCGCGGTCGCGTGAACGCGGCGCTGCGCAGCCTGGGCCTGAGCGGCATCACCGGCAACCCGGTCGCGTTCGCGGTCGCGCTGGCGCTGATGGCGCTCTTGCTGTTCGTGCCGGCGGCGCACAACGACTACTTCAACCTGGTCTTCCGCAACATCCTGATGTACGCCGCGATGGCGTACGGCTGGAATCTGATCGGCGGCTATACCGGCTACGTCTCGTTCGGCAACGTGGCGTTCTTCGGCATCGGCTGTTACTGCTCGGGCGTGCTCTCGACCCACGGTGTCGACAGCCTGCTGGCCGACGTCGCGCTGGCGGTCGCCGTCAACGCGCTCTTCGCCAACCTGCTCGGGCGCGTCGTGCTGCGGCTGCGCGGCCCCTATTTCGGCATCGCGACGCTGGGTATCGGCGTCGCCGTCGCCGAGATCATCGCCAACCTGGACGCGCTGGGCGGTACGAGCGGCCTGGCGCTGCACCAAGTCGACGAGGCGCACTTCGGCGTCTACTACTACGCGATGTGGCTGGTCGCGCTGGCTTCGATGCTGGGCACGTTCTTCATCACGCGCTCGAAGGTGGGCTACGCGTTCGTCGCCGTGCGCGAGAACGAGGACGCGGCGGCCGCGCTGGGCATCCCGGCCACCAAGTACAAGATCCGCGCCTGGATGCTGGGCGCGATGATGGGCGCCGCAGCTGGTGCGGTCTTCGCCCCCGCCAACGGGTTCATCGACCCCTCGATCACCTTCTCGCCCGACTCCAACGTGTTCCCGATCGTGATGACGATCTTGGGCGGGATCGGCACCGTCGCCGGCCCGTTCATCGGCGCGCTGATCCTGGCCGGCGTCAACGAGCTCTTGCAACGCTACATCGTCAACGCGCACACGCTGTTCTTCGGAACGATGATCGTGCTGGTCGTGCTGCTGCTGCCGCGCGGCCTGGTCTGGCTGTTCGGCTTGCGCGGCGGCGTACGGGCCTGGCTGCGCAGCCTGACGGCGTATCGCGCATGAGCACGCCGCTGCGGATCGCGGGCGTCGGCATGCGCTTCGGCGGCTTGTGGGCGCTCAACGAGGTGAGCTTCACCGTCGAGCCGGGAACGATCGTCGGGCTGATCGGTCCCAACGGTTCCGGCAAGACGACGCTGATGAACGTGATCAGCGGCGTTTTCAAGCCGACCAAAGGTGACGTCTTCTACGGCGAGCGCCGCATCGCCGACGTGCCGACCCACGCCATCTGTCGCTTGGGGATCGCGCGCACGTTCCAGATCGTCAAGCCGTTCGCGGCGCTGACGGTGCGCGAGAACGTCGCGGTCGGCGCGATGTACGGCCGCGACGGTGCCAAACGTTCGACCCGCGCGTCGTTCGCGCGCGCCGACGAGCTGCTCGAGACCGTCGGTCTGGCGCGCGTCGCCGGCCGACCCGCCAGCGAGCTGACGATTCCGGACCGCAAACGGCTCGAGGTCGCCAAGGCCCTGGCGCTCGACCCCGAGTTGCTGCTGCTCGACGAGGTGATGGCCGGCCTGAACGCGACCGAGGTCGACGAGGCGCTCGACCTGCTGCGCCGCGTGCACGCGCGCGGCGTCACGCTGATCGTCGTCGAGCACCTGATGAAGGCGATCGTCTCGATCTCGCAGCGCGTGGTCGTGTTGGCGGAAGGGAAGAAGATCGCGGAGGGCTCGCCGTCCGAGGTGCTCAGCGCGCCCAACGTGATCGAGGCCTATCTCGGCTCGCGCTGGGCCAAGCGCCAAGCGGAGCTCCGAGCGATCGACGACGAGCGCCGGGTGGCGCTCGAGGTCGAGCCGCCGGAGGACGCATGAACGCGGAACGTGCGCCGCTCGGGCTGACGGTCGAAGCGCTGTGCGCGGGCTACGGCGACACGCAGGTGCTGTGGGACGTCTCGCTCGAGATCCGGCCCGGTGAGATCGTCGCGCTGGTCGGCTCCAACGGTGCCGGCAAGTCGACGCTGCTCGGTGCGATCAGCGGCGTCGTCTCCACGTGGAGCGGCGGCGCGCGCGTCGGCGATCGAACGCTGACCGGGATGGCGCCCGATCAGATCGTCGCCGCCGGCGTCTTGCAGGTGCCGCAAGGTCGGCGGCTCTTCGGCGGCTTGACGGTCGAGGAGAACCTGCGCATGGGCGCCTACCTGCGCCGCGACCGCGAGGTCGAGGCCGACCTCGAACGCATCCTCGGGCTCTTGCCGCGCTTGCGCGAACGCTACGGCTTCTTGGCCGGCCGGCTGTCGGGCGGCGAGCAGCAGCAAGTGGCGATCGCGCGCGCGCTGATGGCGCGCCCGCGCGTGCTGCTGATCGACGAGATGTCGCTCGGGCTCGCGCCGGTGCTGGTCGACGCGCTGCTGGGGTTGTTGGCGCAGATCAACGCCGGCGGCGTCTCCATCCTGATCGTCGAGCAGGACGTGCAGACCGCGCTCGAGGTCAGCACCCGCGCCTACGTGCTGGAGACCGGGCGCATCGTGCTCAGCGGGCCGTCGGCGCAGCTGCTCGACGACCCGGCGATCCGCAAGGCGTATCTCGGCGTCTGACGGAACCGTCGGCCGCATGAACCAGATCGTCGAGCTGCTCCGCCTCCCCTCGCCGACCCCGACGCCGCAGGCGTTGGCGTTCGACGGCGCGCGCCTGTGGGTCGGCTCGCGCGACACGCACCGCATCCTCTCGATCGATCCGGCCGAGTGGACCGCGCGCGACGAAGGCGAAGCGCCCAACGTCCCGTGGGGCATGACCGCGGTCGCCGAGGAGTTCCGCGTCATCGCCGGCGACGCCGACGGCGACCGTTTCGTGCACCGTTTCGTCCCCGGCCACGGCTTTGCGACCGAGGGGACGTTCCGGGCGCCCGACGGCACCGGCTCGCAGTTGAGCTGGGACGGTGACGTGCTCTACATCAGTCAGTGGTACAAGCAGCAGTTCGTCGGCGTCGACGCCGACGGCGACGTGCTGGGCGTCACCAAAGCACCGCATCAGATCTGCGGCCAGACCATCGTCGACGGCTGCTTCTACGCGGTGACGACCGACGACGAAGAGTCGGGCGTCTATTGGCTCACGCGCGTCGACGCGCGCGGCGCCGAGCCGGTGGCGAGCGACTTGGCGATCATCCCGTTCCCGGCGCGCGCGCTGGCGTTCGACGGCGAACGCTTCTGGACCAACCACCGCGCCGCCGACCAGATCGTCGCTTTCGAACGACCCGACTAAGGAGCGCTCACGCGAGCGGTTCGAGGCCGGCGGCGAAGGCGTCCCACTCGGCGCGGTAGCGCGCCAGCTCGCCGGCGGACAAGAACGACGCCTCGAGCGTCGCCCGGTTGAGCGCCCACAGCTCGTCCCACGAGAAGCCCTGGCGCGCCAGCAGCGCGTACTCGTTGCACAGATCGGTGCCGAACATCGCCGGGTCGTCCGAGTTGAGCGTGCAGCGCAAGCCGGCCGCGAGCATGCGGCGAATCGGGTGCGGTTCGCCGGGCGCGACGATGCCGAGCGCGTAGTTCGAGGTCGGCGAGACCTCGAACGGGAGCGCGCGCGCGGCCAGCCGCGCGGTCAGCGCGTCGTCCTCGAGCGTGCGCACGCCGTGGCCGATGCGCTGCGCGCCGAGCAGCTCGACCGCGTCGCGCACGCTGTCCGGGCCGGCGGTCTCGCCGGCGTGCGCGACGACGCGCAGCCCGGCGGCGCGTGCGCGCGCGAACGACGCGACGAACAGGGCCGGCGGAAAGCCCTGCTCCGGGCCTCCGATTCCCAGGCCGATGACGGCGCCGCGCGCGGCGCCGGCGATGACCAGGTCCGTCACCGCGGCTTGCGTGTGCGGCAGCTCGCGCGAGATGTCGGGGATGAAGGCGGCGCGCACGCCGGTGGCCGCCTCCCCGCGTTCCGCGCCGCGCGCGATCGCTTCGAGCAGCCCCTCGGCGCCGACGGTGGCGAGCGCGAGCGAACCGCTCAGAAAGGCCTCGCAGTAGCGCACGTTCTGCCGCGCCTGGTGCGCGTAGAAGTGCTCGATCATCAGCGCGTAGTCCTCGACCGTGCGCAGCGCGCTGGCGGCCGCGACGTAGACCTCGAGGAAATGCCCGAAGTCGCGGAAGGCGAAGAACGCGCGCCACGCCTCGAGCGAATCGGCCGGCAGCGCGATCCCGTTGCGCTGTGCGATCGTCCAGCTCGTCTCGGGGTCGAGCGTGCCCTCGACGTGCACGTGCAGCTCGGCCTTCGGCATCGCGCGCAGCCGGGCCGCGAGGCGCGGATCGAGCGTCTCGTGCGTTGCGTTGGTCGTCATCCTGTCCTCTACGCGGTGGGTTTTGGCGCGGTCGGGAGCTCGTCGTGCTCCCATTCCATCCATGAGCCGTCGTAGACGGCGACGTCCTGGAAGCCGGCCGCGCGCAGCGCGAGCCAGGCGCCCGACGCCGAGACGCCGCTGCCGCAGCTGACCACGGTGCGTTCGGCCGGATCGAGGCCGGCGACCAGCCCGCGCAGCGCGTCCGCCTCGGCGACGCGGCCGCCGCGCGCGTCCTCGAGCAGCAGGTTGCCGCTCAGGCGCCGCGCGCCGCGGATGTCGCGGTCGCGCTGCGCGTAGGTCTGATCGCGCTGCGTCTCGAGCAGCTGCGCCCGCTCGCGGCCTTCGACGATCGCCAGCACCTCCTCGCGCGACGCGCGCAGCGCCGCTTGCGGCCGCGGCGTGAACGTCGCCGGCGCATGCGGTGCCGGCGCGCCGGTCGCGAGCGCGCGGCCGGCGCCGGTCCAGACGCCGATCCCGCCGGCCAGCACGGCAGCCCGTGCGTGACCGTAGTAGCGCAGCATCCACACCATGCGCGCGGCGAACGGGATCGTGCCGGCATCGTAGGCGACCACGATCGCCTCGTCGTCGATGCCGTGTGCGCCCATCACCGCGGCAAAGCGCTCGGCCGGCGCCACGCGGGTCGCGTACGGCGTCGCCGGATCGCTCAGATCGTCGCCGT
Coding sequences:
- the trpA gene encoding tryptophan synthase subunit alpha; translation: MIVSEGIEAVFARARAERRAALIPYVVAGDPDRETTLAVLEALTAAGADLIELGIPYGDPLADGPTIAAAGQRALDGGTRMADVLALATRARERGCAPIVFFTYVNPVDRYGPERFARDAAATGAVGAIVPDVSLEELDAFAPPLRAAGLAIPLLVAPTTPPARAERIAAASSGFVYLVSRLGVTGARREPDTGWLAGALARLRGVTSLPLAVGFGISTPAHAAAVGALADGVIVGSGLIDAYAGTRGEEAAQRAGAYVAALRAALPTRG
- a CDS encoding amino acid ABC transporter substrate-binding protein codes for the protein MILRPTAALGVLALAATVLVPGLSARADTDTIVFGSPISLTGALTKEGHLTQEGYEFWKTYVNAHGGIKVGNKSYKVDIKYYDDESKNDTSAQLAERLIDQDHVNFLLGPYGSGTSFTVAGIAERKKIPMVEGNGAAERIFNQGFKYTFGVLSPARRYLEGVLEMAVHQKPAAKSVAITSASDAFSQEVAQGAATWAQAHGMKVVYDNKYPDTATDVSSVISALKGTNPDLIVNAGHVQDALLVQKGLKDQNVMAGGYGYTVGPDTPDFANSLGKDANDVFGAAQWSDAVKYKGEPGFYRTAQEYAKAFEAAYHHRADYHNAESTAACLAFQYAIERAGSLDPDKVRDALAKLDVVTFYGILKFDSRGLNVYKPMVVNQIQNGKLVTVWPAGLAEAKVIWPAPPWGKR
- a CDS encoding branched-chain amino acid ABC transporter permease, with amino-acid sequence MDGILAGGVLAIVAIGFSLVWGIMNIINLAHGAFVMLGAYVTYELYAVYHVDPFLSLPVSFVVLFAIGYAVQRWIINWVVRAPILTTFLLTFGLSLLIVNVALIIWTGDRRGIETAYSGTNFTLLGVTVPWVKLFTLVAALVITGALQLWLTRSKTGRAIRATAMDIGAAQLSGVRVARIYAIVFGLGAGLAGVAGTLIALSSSINPNMGDPFLISAFAVCVLGGLGSVQGALIGGLVYGVIQAVATSVQFTVGGQLISGSGLSDAVAFIVLLLVLIFRPTGIMGRAVA
- a CDS encoding branched-chain amino acid ABC transporter permease codes for the protein MNAALRSLGLSGITGNPVAFAVALALMALLLFVPAAHNDYFNLVFRNILMYAAMAYGWNLIGGYTGYVSFGNVAFFGIGCYCSGVLSTHGVDSLLADVALAVAVNALFANLLGRVVLRLRGPYFGIATLGIGVAVAEIIANLDALGGTSGLALHQVDEAHFGVYYYAMWLVALASMLGTFFITRSKVGYAFVAVRENEDAAAALGIPATKYKIRAWMLGAMMGAAAGAVFAPANGFIDPSITFSPDSNVFPIVMTILGGIGTVAGPFIGALILAGVNELLQRYIVNAHTLFFGTMIVLVVLLLPRGLVWLFGLRGGVRAWLRSLTAYRA
- a CDS encoding ABC transporter ATP-binding protein, with translation MSTPLRIAGVGMRFGGLWALNEVSFTVEPGTIVGLIGPNGSGKTTLMNVISGVFKPTKGDVFYGERRIADVPTHAICRLGIARTFQIVKPFAALTVRENVAVGAMYGRDGAKRSTRASFARADELLETVGLARVAGRPASELTIPDRKRLEVAKALALDPELLLLDEVMAGLNATEVDEALDLLRRVHARGVTLIVVEHLMKAIVSISQRVVVLAEGKKIAEGSPSEVLSAPNVIEAYLGSRWAKRQAELRAIDDERRVALEVEPPEDA
- a CDS encoding ABC transporter ATP-binding protein; protein product: MNAERAPLGLTVEALCAGYGDTQVLWDVSLEIRPGEIVALVGSNGAGKSTLLGAISGVVSTWSGGARVGDRTLTGMAPDQIVAAGVLQVPQGRRLFGGLTVEENLRMGAYLRRDREVEADLERILGLLPRLRERYGFLAGRLSGGEQQQVAIARALMARPRVLLIDEMSLGLAPVLVDALLGLLAQINAGGVSILIVEQDVQTALEVSTRAYVLETGRIVLSGPSAQLLDDPAIRKAYLGV